From the genome of Pygocentrus nattereri isolate fPygNat1 chromosome 25, fPygNat1.pri, whole genome shotgun sequence, one region includes:
- the LOC108432365 gene encoding b(0,+)-type amino acid transporter 1-like isoform X2, with protein sequence MIGSGIFISPKAVLEGTGAVGPCLCVWAACGVLATLGALCYAELGTMITKSGGAYPYLMEGYGPVLAYLYSWMTVFVLKPSAFAILSLSCAEYASTPFYPECTPPVIISKCLAAAFILLIVLVNCLSVKLASYVQNFFTAAKLLIIFIIVVSGIVMLAQGNTQNFKNSFEGAATSFGAIGLAFYNGMWAFDGWNQLNFITEELKDPYRDLPLAIMFGIPLVSVCYVLVNVAYFSVLTPTELLQSPAVAVTYGDRVLYPVSWLVPLFVVFSTFGAANGSCFTAGRLIHVAAREGHMVKILSYISSKYYSPAPALIFNGILAIFYIIPADINTLINYFSFAQWFFYCLTSLSLIIMRFTRKELKRPLKVPIIIPVVVVIVSCYLVLAPIIDKPEFEYLYCTVFIVGGMIFYYPFVHRKFSWTRRVMRPITMHLQLLMEVVPPETE encoded by the exons ATGATCGGCTCAGGCATCTTCATCTCTCCCAAAGCCGTGCTTGAAGGAACAGGAGCAGTGGGgccatgcctgtgtgtgtgggcagCGTGTGGGGTGCTGGCCACTCTAG GAGCTCTGTGCTATGCTGAGCTTGGCACAATGATCACTAAGTCAGGCGGTGCGTATCCGTACCTGATGGAAGGTTATGGGCCCGTGTTGGCGTACCTCTACTCTTGGATGACTGTCTTTGTTCTGAAACCTTCAGCTTTTGCCATCCTGTCCCTCAGCTGTGCAGAATATGCCTCCACACCTTTCTACCCAGAATGCACCCCACCTGTGATCATCAGTAAATGCCTGGCTGCAGCTTTTATCT TATTGATTGTGCTCGTGAACTGCCTAAGTGTGAAGCTTGCCAGCTATGTCCAAAACTTCTTCACTGCAGCCAAACTCCTTATCATCTTCATCATAGTGGTATCAGGAATCGTTATGCTGGCCCAAG GCAATACACAGAATTTCAAAAATTCATTTGAAGGAGCAGCAACTTCATTTGGTGCAATTGGACTGGCCTTTTATAACGGCATGTGGGCTTTTGATGGGTg GAATCAGCTGAACTTCATAACAGAGGAGCTGAAAGACCCATACCG GGATCTTCCATTGGCCATCATGTTTGGGATTCCTTTGGTGTCTGTTTGCTATGTGCTAGTCAATGTTGCCTACTTCAGTGTCCTGACACCCACAGAACTACTGCAGTCACctgctgttgctgtg ACTTATGGTGACAGAGTGCTGTACCCAGTCTCATGGTTGGTGCCGCTGTTTGTGGTCTTCTCCACTTTTGGAGCTGCTAATGGAAGCTGTTTCACAGCTGGAAG GCTGATTCATGTCGCTGCACGAGAAGGCCACATGGTGAAGATCCTGTCCTATATTagttcaaaatattacagtccTGCACCAGCTCTCATCTTTAAT gGAATTCTGGCtattttctacataattccAGCAGATATCAACACTCTCATTAACTACTTCAGCTTTGCTCAGTGGTTTTTCTATTGTCTCACATCCCTTTCTCTTATCATCATGCGCTTCACAAGAAAAGAGTTAAAAAGGCCGTTGAAG GTGCCCATTATTATCCCAGTTGTGGTGGTCATAGTGTCCTGTTACCTGGTTTTGGCTCCAATCATCGACAAGCCTGAGTTTGAATATCTGTACTGCACAGTGTTCATCGTAGGCGGGATGATTTTTTACTACCCCTTTGTCCACCGCAAGTTCAGCTGGACCCGCAGAGTCATGA GACCCATCACCATGCATCTGCAGTTGCTAATGGAAGTTGTCCCACCGGAGACAGAGTGA
- the LOC108432365 gene encoding b(0,+)-type amino acid transporter 1-like isoform X3 has translation MITKSGGAYPYLMEGYGPVLAYLYSWMTVFVLKPSAFAILSLSCAEYASTPFYPECTPPVIISKCLAAAFILLIVLVNCLSVKLASYVQNFFTAAKLLIIFIIVVSGIVMLAQGNTQNFKNSFEGAATSFGAIGLAFYNGMWAFDGWNQLNFITEELKDPYRDLPLAIMFGIPLVSVCYVLVNVAYFSVLTPTELLQSPAVAVTYGDRVLYPVSWLVPLFVVFSTFGAANGSCFTAGRLIHVAAREGHMVKILSYISSKYYSPAPALIFNGILAIFYIIPADINTLINYFSFAQWFFYCLTSLSLIIMRFTRKELKRPLKVPIIIPVVVVIVSCYLVLAPIIDKPEFEYLYCTVFIVGGMIFYYPFVHRKFSWTRRVMRPITMHLQLLMEVVPPETE, from the exons ATGATCACTAAGTCAGGCGGTGCGTATCCGTACCTGATGGAAGGTTATGGGCCCGTGTTGGCGTACCTCTACTCTTGGATGACTGTCTTTGTTCTGAAACCTTCAGCTTTTGCCATCCTGTCCCTCAGCTGTGCAGAATATGCCTCCACACCTTTCTACCCAGAATGCACCCCACCTGTGATCATCAGTAAATGCCTGGCTGCAGCTTTTATCT TATTGATTGTGCTCGTGAACTGCCTAAGTGTGAAGCTTGCCAGCTATGTCCAAAACTTCTTCACTGCAGCCAAACTCCTTATCATCTTCATCATAGTGGTATCAGGAATCGTTATGCTGGCCCAAG GCAATACACAGAATTTCAAAAATTCATTTGAAGGAGCAGCAACTTCATTTGGTGCAATTGGACTGGCCTTTTATAACGGCATGTGGGCTTTTGATGGGTg GAATCAGCTGAACTTCATAACAGAGGAGCTGAAAGACCCATACCG GGATCTTCCATTGGCCATCATGTTTGGGATTCCTTTGGTGTCTGTTTGCTATGTGCTAGTCAATGTTGCCTACTTCAGTGTCCTGACACCCACAGAACTACTGCAGTCACctgctgttgctgtg ACTTATGGTGACAGAGTGCTGTACCCAGTCTCATGGTTGGTGCCGCTGTTTGTGGTCTTCTCCACTTTTGGAGCTGCTAATGGAAGCTGTTTCACAGCTGGAAG GCTGATTCATGTCGCTGCACGAGAAGGCCACATGGTGAAGATCCTGTCCTATATTagttcaaaatattacagtccTGCACCAGCTCTCATCTTTAAT gGAATTCTGGCtattttctacataattccAGCAGATATCAACACTCTCATTAACTACTTCAGCTTTGCTCAGTGGTTTTTCTATTGTCTCACATCCCTTTCTCTTATCATCATGCGCTTCACAAGAAAAGAGTTAAAAAGGCCGTTGAAG GTGCCCATTATTATCCCAGTTGTGGTGGTCATAGTGTCCTGTTACCTGGTTTTGGCTCCAATCATCGACAAGCCTGAGTTTGAATATCTGTACTGCACAGTGTTCATCGTAGGCGGGATGATTTTTTACTACCCCTTTGTCCACCGCAAGTTCAGCTGGACCCGCAGAGTCATGA GACCCATCACCATGCATCTGCAGTTGCTAATGGAAGTTGTCCCACCGGAGACAGAGTGA
- the LOC108432365 gene encoding b(0,+)-type amino acid transporter 1-like isoform X1 has product MMDETDLKKQKDTRNGSITQSMRSTIKPKEEEVRVILQKNLGLLSGICLIVGTMIGSGIFISPKAVLEGTGAVGPCLCVWAACGVLATLGALCYAELGTMITKSGGAYPYLMEGYGPVLAYLYSWMTVFVLKPSAFAILSLSCAEYASTPFYPECTPPVIISKCLAAAFILLIVLVNCLSVKLASYVQNFFTAAKLLIIFIIVVSGIVMLAQGNTQNFKNSFEGAATSFGAIGLAFYNGMWAFDGWNQLNFITEELKDPYRDLPLAIMFGIPLVSVCYVLVNVAYFSVLTPTELLQSPAVAVTYGDRVLYPVSWLVPLFVVFSTFGAANGSCFTAGRLIHVAAREGHMVKILSYISSKYYSPAPALIFNGILAIFYIIPADINTLINYFSFAQWFFYCLTSLSLIIMRFTRKELKRPLKVPIIIPVVVVIVSCYLVLAPIIDKPEFEYLYCTVFIVGGMIFYYPFVHRKFSWTRRVMRPITMHLQLLMEVVPPETE; this is encoded by the exons ATGATGGATGAAACAGACCTGAAGAAACAGAAGGACACTCGCAATGGCAGCATTACACAAAGTATGCGCTCCACAATCAAACCAAAGGAGGAGGAAGTCAGAGTcatattacagaaaaat TTGGGTCTACTGAGTGGGATCTGTCTGATTGTAGGGACAATGATCGGCTCAGGCATCTTCATCTCTCCCAAAGCCGTGCTTGAAGGAACAGGAGCAGTGGGgccatgcctgtgtgtgtgggcagCGTGTGGGGTGCTGGCCACTCTAG GAGCTCTGTGCTATGCTGAGCTTGGCACAATGATCACTAAGTCAGGCGGTGCGTATCCGTACCTGATGGAAGGTTATGGGCCCGTGTTGGCGTACCTCTACTCTTGGATGACTGTCTTTGTTCTGAAACCTTCAGCTTTTGCCATCCTGTCCCTCAGCTGTGCAGAATATGCCTCCACACCTTTCTACCCAGAATGCACCCCACCTGTGATCATCAGTAAATGCCTGGCTGCAGCTTTTATCT TATTGATTGTGCTCGTGAACTGCCTAAGTGTGAAGCTTGCCAGCTATGTCCAAAACTTCTTCACTGCAGCCAAACTCCTTATCATCTTCATCATAGTGGTATCAGGAATCGTTATGCTGGCCCAAG GCAATACACAGAATTTCAAAAATTCATTTGAAGGAGCAGCAACTTCATTTGGTGCAATTGGACTGGCCTTTTATAACGGCATGTGGGCTTTTGATGGGTg GAATCAGCTGAACTTCATAACAGAGGAGCTGAAAGACCCATACCG GGATCTTCCATTGGCCATCATGTTTGGGATTCCTTTGGTGTCTGTTTGCTATGTGCTAGTCAATGTTGCCTACTTCAGTGTCCTGACACCCACAGAACTACTGCAGTCACctgctgttgctgtg ACTTATGGTGACAGAGTGCTGTACCCAGTCTCATGGTTGGTGCCGCTGTTTGTGGTCTTCTCCACTTTTGGAGCTGCTAATGGAAGCTGTTTCACAGCTGGAAG GCTGATTCATGTCGCTGCACGAGAAGGCCACATGGTGAAGATCCTGTCCTATATTagttcaaaatattacagtccTGCACCAGCTCTCATCTTTAAT gGAATTCTGGCtattttctacataattccAGCAGATATCAACACTCTCATTAACTACTTCAGCTTTGCTCAGTGGTTTTTCTATTGTCTCACATCCCTTTCTCTTATCATCATGCGCTTCACAAGAAAAGAGTTAAAAAGGCCGTTGAAG GTGCCCATTATTATCCCAGTTGTGGTGGTCATAGTGTCCTGTTACCTGGTTTTGGCTCCAATCATCGACAAGCCTGAGTTTGAATATCTGTACTGCACAGTGTTCATCGTAGGCGGGATGATTTTTTACTACCCCTTTGTCCACCGCAAGTTCAGCTGGACCCGCAGAGTCATGA GACCCATCACCATGCATCTGCAGTTGCTAATGGAAGTTGTCCCACCGGAGACAGAGTGA